The sequence below is a genomic window from Haematobia irritans isolate KBUSLIRL chromosome 3, ASM5000362v1, whole genome shotgun sequence.
ttacatggccataaagaccatttacattttttcgtgaccatttaattttttaacttgtttgcagcgaaaagaattttataaaaacattgagcaggtacatacgattttcattttgcgcgtcagtcgtgtgttgattgtttcttggaatggacggagaatacggatttactgtgttttgtgttaatttatttattcagaagtggcacgtggttttatgtgaatatttgctatatggtatcatttatttttatttgcagttacatgatgtctgcgtttgtacatttgataggctcgatgtaaatatggaataattacttattgttgaaattgaaataaaatagagtgtgtaaaaatatatgatatttgcttgaacggcattataaatacaattaaacaatgaattagtttataaataaataaaaacaaacaaataaaattaattaatgtgttttcttttctcaagtggcgtccttttttcgacgatgaaaaaagttttttcataaagatcaaaacattttaggttgtgaccatgttcttttaactaggagaaaaacatttttaatgaataccataacattttaaatcgtgaccattgttttttcattcaaacaaaattctttttttcaatataataacattttagatgagaacaattacatttttcttataaccatgttcactgagccaacatagttgcaggttaaaatgttacatggtcgccgcaaaaatagctcctatcatattattttgctcttcgaatatgattgtgacaatcatgtttcttctctgcgtgcgggCGTttgtcttgtttttttattgtgtgTAAAACTTAAATGTATTAATTGAAATCATAAAACGGTTATTGCTATAAAGATGTTTTTATAACACCAAATTGGAAAGTAGATATCAATACTTTTTCGCATGATACAGCTTttcttacactgaaagaagagttttcttttctgtggaacgaaattttaaacaaatattgtttCATTCTGacgttaaaaaatattatttaaaagctATTAAAAAAGATTAGTGAGAATTGTTGCACCGCTCATTCTACATTTGCGCTTATTTGCTCTAACGCTAACGGaaaattcattaaaacaaaaaggcaattcgtttttataaaatttcgttccggaagagagtattttttctttgagtgtttcCTTACACTCATTTTTATCagagcaaaatttttgtaatcacctttaaataaaaataaaaaacaataataaggcTTTGATTTTTCACAAAACATTTGAGTGAACTTTATGGGGCTAACATTTCCCCACAGTGTATGCAGAAAATACTCGCTCTCGATTCCGTATTCTCATGACCATAATAACATGTCATAGTGAGCGAGATGTATATGGCGGTAATGTTTTGTGTGCCTTCCGATTAGAACGTCATATGGCTGCCCTCTTCTACCCacagaccaatttcacttcatCCTTTgctattttaaaaatatcttcATCATTTCCACTTGTTGATGGATTTTCGTTAGATtgggcaaaagtttttttaattgtcgTCGTTTGACGGTGTTTTGGGGGGAAATGGCTTCACACGTGAATCGTACAAGTTCAAGGTTTCCGAATATAATTCGaatgtttttattgttgtaatttaaatttgtatccaaACGATAGATATCATTACCATATGTGTTTAGGTTTGTTGGCATCAATGAAATAACTATCACATGCCTTTCATGAGCATCTGTCACTCGcgttacaatattttattttattttttataaatttttactgtTATGATTCTTATGTAAATCAATGGTTAATGCGTTCGTTTCTTTACCCCGCGACGGTCAACAATAATTGTATGCGTATCAGTCACATCAACTACCGATTTGAAATTCGCACATGTTTATTTGGCCAAGTCTATTAGCCGACTACTGTTCGCAATGCGAGCAAGAGAATCAATTGTTAATACTTTTGTGATATGCGCAAATACAAGAAAAACAACCCCCACAAATGCAGAACCCTTTGCATTGTTCACTGTGACACTTTAGcaattgaaatttctcttttctCAATCGACGTATAGCAACTTGCAAACATTATAGATACATCAAGAAAAAATAAGAGCAATATATGATATACATTCTCTTTGGTTGTGCTGTATCTCCTTTGCCAATTTAtgtaaatacactgaaaaaacaatgaacccactaggaagaaaacttttggttaatttaaaaaaaaaaattgaatatctttataaaattttaactaaaaaagtaaatatttttcgacaaattcaagaaaatttattagacataaataatttttttcacttgataatgaaaattttgtagtttgaaggaaaaaattggatttcaaaattgcaagaatgtctttagtgacatatgaagttcatgatggacgcatttgtagtaaaatttacaaatttaaagaaataatgaactattttgtgaaaaataagaattttcccgttttttagttaacttattagattattattattagaaaattattagagtaatggaaactttctccaaacataatatttctatgaactagcataaagttaaattggctttagtgaaatagagagttcactttttttgagtgtatttacgtatatagtgaaacctctcaaacttggactctCTGAAACCCAGACAaatctcaaaagtggacaattgtcgtccacattaaaattaacctctcataattgGACacatcccaaatgtggacaaaatttaggcgaccgcgggtatccacttttgagaggtttcactgtatacagTAGAATTGtctagcaaaaaatggagcactacttCGGCAGGATTTTAAAGAGGGAAGCAGTACCTAATGcttaagtgcagcaaatgtggtacaaGTAATGTGGTATAGTCGCTTTTTCTCTAtctaaaaacataaataataaaCCAACTAATCCAAGCTGAATAGACTGTGGCTGTCAGAGAATGAATCAATCCAAGATCagtttgatttttgcaactttttctTTGTgtcagttgaaaaaaaaaacacatttaccTGTGctcgaatgttttttttttgtggcttaATCACTtcgttttcaatttattaattttcggatgTAAATAACTAATGAGTACTAAAAAAGCATAAAATATATGCAAGcactgatttaaaaaaaattgatagttaAAACTCTAacataaaagtgcaaaaatatatgtaaatgacgacgaaaatatttgtatcaaattttgtcaaaacttctgcAAAAACAGAATAAATTAACTTATATCCAATGTaacaaatgaaaatgtttattttctgctacattaattattaaagaaaagtagccATTAAGAACTTGTCGATTCGGTACGATATTGCTAACTTGATACTGGCcattaaaattatttcatttaaaaacgtAACCGTAGGAAAAAGCGGTTGTTCGGCTCGAAAGCTGAATGCAATGATTTATCTCGCTTTTGGAGATATTATCGTCATTACGccataaaatgttttaaaacgAACAAGGCCTTTATACCTTGTTCTCAGCTTGGTTTACTTCTAGTGTATGATATCGCCAATTTCTTTTCCTCttcgccacaaaaaaaaaaaactattttttaggttagcctgatatcaatacgGACTGGTTTATTGTCCAAATTAATActgtacatattattacaatttttatacaagCTAACGATATTGAGACGAATGAGTTGGTATTTCTAAGTTacagaaaagaaaatgccacatACAATCTATAAAAGCCAGGAATTTCCATAGCCATTAGTAAAGATTTGGCAAGGGGAGatgatttattttgaattttatatgctaacttcttatggaaattacatactCCAATTAGTATtcccaaattgaatcatttttCCACAACCACtacgcaacattttttataccatatATGTAACTACAATCCCCTCATCTTATTTTTCGATTTCGGTTTGTTACTACATACAACATTCTGAtaggtttggggtgatcataggtttggggtgatcatatttcctCTCTGGGTGcatttgataaaatcttttctGCAATGTTCGTGAATTATGttatatcatttttatttatttctctttTGAACCAACCCACTGTGCCATTAAAATATCCATTGCATTAACTGCTGCACCTAAAATTATGCAGCATTATTTtttagatttgcttgaaattaaaatatgagCAATACTAActacactagaggtgtgcacgtgacaccaaATTGTCGTGacccacgaaaattttcgtgactcacgcgtgagtacaaattttcttttcgtgagcgtgcgtgagcgttagtcctaccaaaaaatatcgtgcgtaagtgtgcgtgaataagatttctccctcgtgaatgtgcgtgagtaaaatattactcacgtgcacacctctaaactACACCATATTTTTAATGAGCAATATAATAGCACCCAACAGAAAATCAAATCCATAAATTCacgattggaaaaatgtttatagactattctTTACGATTATATAAATCGTAATTATAACCATTAAATGACATAATTTACTTTGcaatttattgtttaatttttaatttttaaccatTTAACGGGGTTTCTCCACTGAAAATTTAGAGTAAAGGTAAGTATTAAGTTGAGTTTAACCGCTAAAATGGCCGttctttcacgattacttttctcaaataatccattaaaaataatataaactttgagaaaagtcaagattaaataaaattttcatcaaagaaCTCGAACTTTATACTGACCTTAATCAAAGTATTTATATGTGTCATTTTTGGCTAGCATACAAGAGGCATTTCTCTTCTACAACGATTTTAACTGACCGaaagttaataaatttttcattgaagacGTTTTGTCCTTAGACTTAGGTGATTCGACTGGGAATCTTTacacgaaaggaaattttgttgaattaaggccaacttggttttaataattgtgaaaaattcttcaaaattaattaatttgtctttaaattcaTGTACTGAGATGATAGATGCATTTTAAAGATGAACTCTTTACAACTGGACagctttttttcagtatagttAGGTATcagaaaaaataccaaaaaaccaGTGACGCTGTGAAGTACGAACTAAGGGTGATTTCCTTTCTGTAAAGGGGTGTTAAAGGTCATAGATCCAAAACCTTTGACAatataataacccagcaaaagctttaacacaattttaaatgcatttaaaacttatcgtgttttgtatttaatttcatttttacctttaaggccggtaataagttggcattatcgctctaaaatgacccttttacttttctttaataatttattttaaagaaaataaactttgtcaattgttttagctgcaaaactcgaacttaatgcctgcttttatatttgaaggtgtccgtcaactcctcttggactacttattaataaagaggaactaaactttgtttttatacattttactgtttaatttttcactatttcctccttttttcattttactgtcccaactcgaaAAATAGTATAGtgacctttcgttatttttatgatgatccctttgtaatttttgtatattttccacagttttttttttttttttttaaatttcctttgcctgaatattttgacttactcctcgtacgttccgatttcttttaacgaagcaAGAAAGAAATTGTGCccctaatgccaaaatgataaacaaaacacatgtcaacacatacataaaatgctgctcctaaggcgaaaacacatgctgcttttttcaaatgtactccgaatactcattctaatattcaaattaaataatatttagactttagcatatcaaatttttggccttatcataaaacagcggtttcacagaaattgctctctttctaccctcccggtttctatttctatatcttTCTCtatattctctctctctctgtcgctctctcaataaaatatcacaacatatatatgtttactcgaaatttgtaaattcatatatgtttacattcacacatattatttttttgaagcattcatgccccaaacattatatattctaacatattaacatatgtgtcccaaatgtttagtgctagtttaggaacattatatgtttgcacttatattgtgtttaaaaattgtgcccgaaacacattttgtttatatcggaaaacatatgaaaaacatgttttctaacagtgtaacaacttcttcgtacatatatcagcagtaatacttttacacgcaaaaaataattctttcctcccaaacgaaattttagacaaacaaagtttgtttctcttttgcttttcactgtaaggttaattaagttaatttggaagaaaagtatattctttttgtgataaacgtttattcttttccaggatgtaatcacaatttcataaagactaactccaaaaaaaaaacaatcttctctgactaattgcattttcctcacatttttctctgttattgtcatcaatagacaattatccatataagttatatttatatagcatagcttgcggtgcCCACGAGccaattaaacaaactttatttaacagaaacatacatttagttgggcaccgtggagcagtggtagctacgtccgccttgcatgccaagggccgtgggttcgatccctgcttctaccgaacatcaaaaagtttttttttgtttacttttattccagatatgttcggaagattccgaaatatgttcagcattacatactactatattaaatttttactatgaactgtaaaatgtgtcttattaaagacttaaagccagaaaagaacagtggttgatataaacgaaatggactgtgttgttggttcaaaaatattttttttttattgaaaaaaaaaaaaataaaataaaattttgtaacaaacgaattcttttggtgataaaagtttaaaattttcgaagcattaaaaaaactcaaacaaacgaaaaacgttttcggtacacgttttccaaacgttttttttttctgtgcgtggacATGGGGATGACATTGGAGAAAGTACTTCGGTGCAAGCATacaagcagtcgaaaaataagtacttcgtcgcaagcataccagctctccaaaaataataggtTTACTATTAATAGAATCAAAAAGAGCGAGTGAGTTGATTCTCTCCTatctatttatagattttattctcTCTTATAAGTTAGTTTCGTATTCTCGGTCTTCTACTACCCCTTTTTCTCACTCTGTTTATGTCTACGGTACAATTTGTCCTTTGAAAATCTCTATGACGCCTGGAGGAATCGAACTCAGATCTATTgtattgtaatccaacacattaTATCCTTCTCCACGGCATGGATTTATTCAATGatgtaattttacaatataaatgATAGTACATAATTAACAACTTAAGAAATCAAGGGTATATTTTGTTagcattataaattaatatgttgcaattttttctgaaatgtaattttcgcTACTATAAGCGGGGCCACAATCGCTGTAAAGgttattctatttaaaaaatgtcaagaaaaaggcaaattttcaacaaaaaaataattaatatttaatacgaatgaaaaaaacaaaacaaaaatgaattaaaaaaatagagtctcagcaggattcgaacccggacctcaagatgtGATTTTAACTActggtattaataaaaataatcacttttggtctacacaggtaagttattatcatTAAATCCCAGATAATACTACAAGTAGcaagtttttgattaccggttatactggaagaatcactagtgcttacacagaaaaaaatttccgttaaACTAACGCCatatttaacttatttgtattgcaaaaaattatttgtagttcaattttattattttttgcgaagaTTTCCAcggtccaatgaaattttcgtttttttaagtatatctcaaacattttatgaactaaacgcgagtataaagttcaatgaccgtacacataagttaatttttaactaaaataaatgaaacttttcgtacgattcccaaaaatagtaagaatgaactactgtatgtttaaaatggtcatgatttggcgccaatgattttcttatttacttttagttaattttttcttcaatgagagggagtaatttcgagaacaacagttaaaaagtacaacatggtacAAAATTTCCCTGGTTATAACAATACttcgtggaaatctcaaaacatGGAGTACAGAATAGTTCAATTTTcttcctagtttttgctgggaaacatAAATCTGAACCTTCAGAATTTTTTAGAAGACATAACATTGATGTTATGTTTCATTAATTGCAACAATTAAGAAAACAATGTGAATGGAATATTAAATAAATCGAAATGtagaatttattttctgtttatacGTATTTTTGTGTACATTATGTTTCGCAGACCTGGGGATACCCCATGTTAATACAATTAACGATAGCTGCTTGTTTTATTATCTTATTTGCTTTATGTTCTAAGTAGTTTTctgtttatattttaattagctCTAGATCAAATATTAACTAACTAACTTATTAAGTAAGATtggtttataaaacaaaaataaatacaatattctTTTGAAATTTACAATGTTTGTATGTTGGTACGTAAGTAATACAGGCCTCATTATTTTAAACAGcctacataaattttttatgatacaaaaatacaacatttgagggattttattctaaatttacattaatttaactatatacaaatttcttattaaatatACTCTAAAATGgttgtgtaaataataaaaaaactctaCATAAATGTAATGAGGATTTATTAGTTGCTCACAACCTACTGCTTATATACGGCGTCAGGATTATAAAAGCTCGACATTTGATTAAGTGAACATCtcaaaataatattgaaatatttttttcctatgtTGCAtcgattttgttaaattttccttGTGCCGTTTCTCGATCAATTTTTCCATATTATTTTTCACACAACCACAATTCattattgcattaaaattggaaCTTCAGGTTACATGATATACCGAAGGTTATGTGTGCATCCCAAAAGTGGGGCCAGTACTAATTGCATGTTTCACAAATGGAAACCAAAtaccaataacaataaaataaggCTTTGCAAAACCTAACATAACTTGGAGGCATTAGtccaaaatattcaattcaataaatttcttttatttaaaatggcaGTAAGTAAAGAAAATTAAGAGTGCCTCTTTTTGATTTCCACACGTGAAATATGAACTTAGTACCGGTCTTTATACAATGACAACATTTTACATCAAACAATAAAATACATGGAGAACTCCgcataaaatttcttacaggCTAATCTGGTGGGATTTTATTCGCTTGTCCAATCGATCAGGTTTGTGGAGCTGTGGATTTTTTATTAAGAGTCTTACGAATAATGGATTCCAGTAACCAAAACAGCAAAGCCAAACAGGTCAGGGTATTAATGCAATGAATTGTGACAGCATAACCAAAATTATCAGTTATTGAAcctgtaaaatatataaaaattaatccatTGGAAATGTTTTCCAATGCATTTCCTTGACTTACCTAAGACTGGCCCTAAGGCAAATGAAAATATtgagttaaaaattaattgtattccGGAAGCAGCTGGTAAACGATTCAACGGCACATAGCTCGGTATAATCAATGGTGAAAATATGGTTCGAAATCCTTTTCCAAATCCAATTAATATAAAGACCGCCACCACAACGGTAAAGGAATCTGTCAGAGTAACAATCAAGCGTCCTATGGATATGGCTATGATGCCGAAAGCAAAAAGAACCTGATTGTCTAGTTTGACCTTCTCCAAGGCAAACGGTGCCAAAAAGCGCACAGCAATATCCATGCCACCCAACAAAGACATGGCCAATGATATCTGAGTATCACTATAGCCAAAACTGTTGAGGATGAAGGGTGTCAGTACGGAGAAATTCATTTCACCAAACATCATCATTGTCATACCAACAGCTAAATTGACAAatgtaaagtcctttaaaaggtCCAAATCGAAGAAGAGaacaattttctggagaaaggtCATGCGACTCTTTCTAAGTTCTTCTTCTTCCTTTTCAGCCTCTAATCTggcttcctcttcttttataaattctttggatttattttgtaaaagggCCTTTTCCTCAGCACAGGTACAATGGAAGCTCTCCTCGCCATGCTTAGAGTAAACACTCATTTTACTGGCATAACGGTCCAGCTCTTGTTTTTCTCGATTAAAATAATTTGGTTTGTAAAGAGAACTTTCGTTTAGATCCTGTGTCTCATGGCCGTTCTCACAATTGTCTTTTCTTGATATGAGGTTTAAACCTCTGGTGGATCGGTTGCGTGTACCCTTGTCGGTCAACGATAGCTTTGAGCCATACCAACCATCATTCGCCCGAGCCATCATGGGTGTCACTGGCTCAATAATTTCATAGCCTGGTCTCTCCGGATCGTCATCATTGAAAAGATATTGTGAGGAGAAGATACCTCTTTTATCCCTCTTctgatattgacaatatttacaCTCGTAATCGTCCTGGTCATTTTGAATCGTGTTGCCGTTGGTTTCTTTTGCTTTTTCAGGATCGGGCTTAGGACAATGTCTTAGGACAGGTTGAAATGTTAGGGCGCAAATAAAGGCATTCAATGATATTGCAGCATATGTTAAAATTGAGAACTGAGCTCCATAATATGCCAGTAGCAGAGTTGAGATATGAGGGAATATTATGGGACCTAAACCAGTTAGGGTCCATGAAAATCCAGTCGCTTTCCTCCTATGATTTTTGAAATACGTATTCACTGCCAAAGAGCTAGCAGCCATGCAGAGACCAAGTCCAATACCTAAAAATGTCATGAAATACCAAATCATTAAAGTTTTCCACATTGGTTCATGTTCTTACAACTCACCATAAATGCAAGAGAAACATACTAAATACTGCACAAAAGTCCGACAAAATGCCGATAGGAATATG
It includes:
- the LOC142228055 gene encoding uncharacterized protein LOC142228055, with the translated sequence MVEEKSSLTSPNNTVVYKETTKPIKKKRRDKSDLGPDFVAPDGGWGWVVCLAAGFSNFSLFPPLQQYGLIYRQRMQSFGFDAKETTTIVNVVMAISSLIGLVNGAMFRRFTFRQVALTGSILGFAGIFLSAFCRTFVQYLVCFSCIYGIGLGLCMAASSLAVNTYFKNHRRKATGFSWTLTGLGPIIFPHISTLLLAYYGAQFSILTYAAISLNAFICALTFQPVLRHCPKPDPEKAKETNGNTIQNDQDDYECKYCQYQKRDKRGIFSSQYLFNDDDPERPGYEIIEPVTPMMARANDGWYGSKLSLTDKGTRNRSTRGLNLISRKDNCENGHETQDLNESSLYKPNYFNREKQELDRYASKMSVYSKHGEESFHCTCAEEKALLQNKSKEFIKEEEARLEAEKEEEELRKSRMTFLQKIVLFFDLDLLKDFTFVNLAVGMTMMMFGEMNFSVLTPFILNSFGYSDTQISLAMSLLGGMDIAVRFLAPFALEKVKLDNQVLFAFGIIAISIGRLIVTLTDSFTVVVAVFILIGFGKGFRTIFSPLIIPSYVPLNRLPAASGIQLIFNSIFSFALGPVLGSITDNFGYAVTIHCINTLTCLALLFWLLESIIRKTLNKKSTAPQT